Proteins encoded by one window of Salvia splendens isolate huo1 chromosome 7, SspV2, whole genome shotgun sequence:
- the LOC121810675 gene encoding uncharacterized protein LOC121810675 — MEYLADDLKLHANGPRYVFMSDQQKGLAKLIVEEFPQSKHRFCVQHIYNNFKKRFVGENFKDRLWEIASSTTLKHYVDKMDALQTEYPQAHQWLSGVAPKEKWVKTFFSTHTCCDVLLNNICETFNSKIALAREKAIISMLEDIRTSQMERIQIRGQWIRSYDHAVPPVIKELVDKWYARASSWRVTWNGQSQYQVTGPSGQYIINMRDFTCSCRLWHLTGIPCTHAITTINKNGDDVARFVSRYYLKSIMIMIYENVLYPINGVDNWPKTTSVGAVELAPPRSKRQRGRPKKLRREEPQIHLHADGGESLRRTFVMKCRRCGQEGHNRRTCSNDPQTDARSQVGETSQHNGSREHGESTLPESSNNRRRQEPNVSDRGPSTRTRTQPQRCGRRGDQD, encoded by the exons ATGGAGTACTTGGCTGATGACCTTAAATTGCATGCAAATGGCCCACGATATGTGTTTATGTCTGACCAACAAAAG GGCCTTGCAAAGTTGATTGTTGAGGAATTCCCACAGAGCAAGCATCGCTTCTGTGTGCAGCACAtatacaacaatttcaagaagagATTTGTCGGAGAAAATTTCAAAGATCGGTTGTGGGAGATTGCCTCGAGTACCACCCTCAAACATTATGTGGACAAGATGGATGCTTTGCAGACCGAGTATCCCCAAGCACATCAGTGGCTTTCTGGAGTTGCTCCCAAAGAAAAGTGGGTCAAGACATTTTTCTCTACACACACTTGTTGTGATGTACTCCTCAACAACATCTGTGAGACATTCAATTCGAAGATTGCATTGGCTCGAGAGAAAGCAATTATCAGCATGTTGGAGGACATTCGAACAAGTCAAATGGAAAGAATTCAGATCAGAGGCCAGTGGATCAGAAGCTACGATCACGCAGTCCCTCCTGTTATCAAGGAGCTTGTTGATAAGTGGTACGCGCGGGCTTCATCGTGGAGGGTTACATGGAACGGACAGTCTCAGTACCAAGTAACTGGGCCATCTGGCCAATATATTATCAACATGCGCGATTTTACATGCTCCTGCAGATTGTGGCACCTAACCGGAATCCCGTGCACTCATGCTATCAcaacaatcaacaagaatggCGACGACGTGGCGCGATTCGTTTCCCGCTATTATTTGAAGTCAATAATGATCATGATTTACGAGAATGTCCTTTACCCAATCAACGGGGTGGACAATTGGCCCAAGACTACTTCTGTTGGTGCGGTGGAACTGGCGCCCCCGAGGTCAAAGCGGCAGCGTGGTAGGCCGAAGAAACTGAGACGTGAGGAGCCCCAGATTCATCTTCATGCGGACGGAGGTGAGTCATTGCGTCGCACCTTCGTGATGAAATGTCGTCGGTGCGGTCAAGAAGGTCATAATAGGAGGACATGCAGCAATGATCCTCAGACAGATGCCCGTTCTCAGGTTGGGGAGACTTCGCAGCACAACGGGTCGCGTGAACATGGTGAGAGTACTTTGCCTGAATCGTCAAACAATCGCCGACGCCAAGAG CCTAATGTTTCGGACCGGGGACCAAGCACTCGGACCAGGACTCAGCCTCAGAGATGCGGCCGCCGCGGTGATCAAGATTGA
- the LOC121810676 gene encoding S-locus-specific glycoprotein S13-like, translated as MAQSFITTIAFLTLTVGAAEHHILFPNQELVLGQTLVSQNQVFEIGFFSPGKSLKRFLGIWYKCTPDVVVWVANRNHPISPSEAPVLMISRNTNLVIISGKSIIWLANSSRVASNPVLQILDSGNLVLVDNMSTTQGYAWQSFDYPTDTMLPGMMMVDDNDSDVEKYMMSWTSPDDPSPGDFVYKIQKPGLG; from the coding sequence ATGGCACAATCTTTTATCACTACAATCGCCTTTCTAACTTTAACTGTTGGAGCAGCCGAGCATCATATACTTTTTCCAAATCAAGAGCTTGTTCTTGGGCAAACTCTAGTTTCTCAAAACCAAGTTTTTGAAATTGGCTTTTTTTCACCTGGAAAATCCTTGAAAAGATTTTTGGGAATATGGTACAAGTGCACACCAGATGTTGTAGTCTGGGTTGCAAATAGAAACCATCCCATCTCTCCCTCAGAAGCACCGGTGTTGATGATTTCCCGAAATACAAATCTTGTTATTATCAGTGGCAAAAGCATTATCTGGTTGGCAAATTCATCAAGGGTGGCATCAAATCCAGTTTTACAAATCCTGGATTCTGGAAATTTAGTTCTTGTAGACAACATGAGCACAACACAAGGCTATGCATGGCAGAGTTTTGATTATCCAACTGACACCATGTTGCCAGGAATGATGATGGTGGACGACAATGATAGCGATGTCGAAAAGTATATGATGTCGTGGACAAGTCCGGATGATCCTTCTCCAGGTGATTTTGTTTATAAGATCCAAAAACCAGGGCTTGGCTGA